The proteins below come from a single Micromonospora citrea genomic window:
- a CDS encoding alpha/beta fold hydrolase: protein MTNNHPGIDDSGAGPVVVGHGPRRVLALHGWFGSARGWGWLPDLIDTERFTWAFLDCRGYGARAGVAGEHTIAEISGDALDLADSLGWDTFSVVGHSMGGIAAQRVLADAPGRVERLVGISPVPAGGVPFDLQSWALFDGAADNPGNRRAIIDLTTGNRLSGGWLDEMVRFSLDNCTREAFGAYLTAWARTDLTDDVKGNPVPALAVVGEHDPALGADTMRETWLRHYPNARLEVLANAGHYAMYETPVRLATVLEEFLGQ, encoded by the coding sequence ATGACGAACAACCACCCCGGCATCGACGACTCCGGCGCCGGCCCGGTCGTCGTCGGCCACGGGCCGCGCCGGGTGCTGGCCCTGCACGGCTGGTTCGGGTCGGCCCGGGGCTGGGGCTGGTTGCCGGATCTGATCGACACGGAGCGCTTCACCTGGGCGTTCCTGGACTGTCGCGGGTACGGCGCGCGGGCGGGGGTCGCGGGCGAGCACACCATCGCCGAGATCTCCGGCGACGCCCTGGACCTCGCCGACTCCCTCGGCTGGGACACCTTCTCGGTGGTCGGGCACTCGATGGGCGGCATCGCCGCGCAGCGGGTGCTCGCCGACGCGCCTGGCCGGGTGGAGCGACTCGTCGGCATCAGCCCCGTCCCGGCCGGCGGGGTGCCCTTCGACCTGCAGAGCTGGGCGCTGTTCGACGGCGCGGCCGACAACCCGGGCAACCGGCGCGCCATCATCGATCTCACCACCGGCAACCGGCTGTCCGGCGGCTGGCTGGACGAGATGGTGCGCTTCTCCCTCGACAACTGCACCCGGGAGGCGTTCGGCGCCTATCTCACCGCCTGGGCGCGTACCGACCTCACCGACGACGTGAAGGGCAACCCGGTGCCGGCGCTGGCCGTCGTCGGCGAGCACGACCCGGCCCTGGGTGCCGACACGATGCGCGAGACCTGGCTGCGCCACTACCCGAACGCCCGGCTCGAGGTCCTCGCCAACGCGGGTCACTACGCGATGTACGAGACGCCGGTGCGACTGGCCACGGTGCTGGAGGAGTTCCTCGGGCAGTGA
- a CDS encoding MFS transporter — protein MRAPLWRDRHFGAYWAAQSLSSVGDSFAYIAVPLLVLHATGSVAQMGLLTAVAGAASVGAGIFGGVLVDRYDRRTLMITADVARLVLYGLIPLAWLAGPQVWLLFVVLPICEAVGMVFQVAAVTAVRNLVDRDRITEANGRLQATYAAAAVAGPLLAGIASARFGPTVAIAVNAASFALSAAGLWLVRLRQPAEDERPGGAGRESRLAELLAGARFLWRQPVLRALTVLLSIFIFLTYGLTDVLIYHVKHDLGGSDRTIGAVLGLAAVGTIAGALLVAPLRRRRGFGVTWIAAVTMSGLAVAGIGVAGTVPGVTALTAMYLCGVSVAGICSMSLRQEITPDHLLGRVTSAFWSTHYSLGPAGAAALTWAAGRYGVTAVTLVAGAGCLLVAVGGAFTPIRRAGSEPVVHEPEPERATT, from the coding sequence GTGAGAGCTCCACTGTGGCGCGACCGCCACTTCGGCGCGTACTGGGCCGCGCAGTCGCTCTCCTCCGTCGGCGACTCGTTCGCCTACATCGCGGTGCCGCTGCTCGTGCTGCACGCGACCGGGTCGGTGGCCCAGATGGGCCTGCTCACGGCCGTGGCCGGCGCCGCGTCCGTCGGCGCGGGGATCTTCGGCGGCGTCCTGGTCGACCGGTACGACCGGCGGACCCTGATGATCACCGCCGACGTCGCCCGACTGGTGCTCTACGGCCTCATCCCCCTGGCCTGGCTCGCCGGCCCGCAGGTCTGGCTGCTCTTCGTCGTGCTGCCGATCTGCGAGGCGGTCGGCATGGTGTTCCAGGTCGCCGCGGTGACCGCGGTGCGCAACCTCGTCGACCGGGACCGGATCACCGAGGCCAACGGCCGCCTGCAGGCGACGTACGCCGCGGCGGCAGTGGCCGGGCCGCTGCTCGCCGGGATCGCCTCCGCCCGGTTCGGCCCCACGGTGGCCATCGCCGTCAACGCGGCCAGTTTCGCGCTGTCGGCCGCCGGCCTCTGGCTGGTCCGGCTCCGGCAGCCCGCCGAGGACGAACGGCCCGGCGGGGCGGGGCGGGAGAGCCGGCTGGCCGAGCTGCTGGCCGGCGCGCGGTTCCTCTGGCGTCAGCCCGTGCTCCGCGCGCTGACCGTGCTGCTGTCGATCTTCATCTTCCTGACGTACGGCCTCACCGATGTGCTCATCTACCACGTCAAGCACGATCTCGGCGGGTCCGACCGCACGATCGGCGCGGTGCTCGGCCTGGCGGCGGTGGGCACGATCGCCGGGGCGTTGCTGGTGGCGCCGTTGCGTCGCCGGCGCGGCTTCGGTGTCACCTGGATCGCCGCCGTCACGATGTCCGGCCTCGCCGTCGCCGGCATCGGTGTGGCCGGCACCGTGCCCGGCGTCACGGCGCTGACCGCCATGTACCTGTGCGGGGTCAGCGTCGCCGGGATCTGCTCCATGTCGTTGCGTCAGGAGATCACACCCGACCATCTGCTCGGGCGGGTCACGTCGGCCTTCTGGAGCACGCACTACTCCCTCGGGCCCGCCGGCGCCGCCGCGCTGACGTGGGCCGCCGGCCGGTACGGCGTCACCGCGGTCACCCTCGTCGCCGGTGCGGGCTGTCTGCTGGTCGCGGTCGGCGGGGCGTTCACGCCGATCCGGCGGGCCGGCTCGGAGCCGGTCGTCCACGAGCCGGAGCCCGAGCGGGCCACCACCTGA
- a CDS encoding DUF6461 domain-containing protein: MVEIPDAVLAELAGPVAAALPLVLTRIPPGPAAELGRLRAVADSDALPIPAFAGQRPAVARFRSGGAARPGDPSVRDALGSLPPLLTERLLGALELTVAELGLGTVPELAGLLDEPLTGKFGVATMSGQSEAVTGVAVLEQVRPGAVPLVAALARRLATHPRVGGLLTVGPDVTDERGVAAAHGAAQLALSVATAAVVLRGVGVRSWAMEPPAVLGVAIGTAVLLLREAPMPAGYAAALLDQVRAEYLLPLRSSGSAPVSGHRFALLEGSDVPQVDFGGNGLVVVVPGGAVIRAGVETGHVRISVSILDGPPPDVATGWEEIVEVSWRAAVGGASVLGPDASDAHLRHITPPWPGDYRLRVHARGRDDTDEGDTEHYELVVWQAPAAPEIVHARTDRLGHRLRGEPEPVRPERPETAYRWVRRSSLGEAATVTVATGTSVADVLRAFGADPGRPESLRAIGDDMMRRQSIDPWVAVLDLGDAVLAVEYNGWQGSTAPVLTRASVGGRAASMFWNVNAVTRLSFAEHGEVLLSVEPFGDLDAPPPVAPALADLDFADHRRGKPQQGLVAVRRFTGHGVTAEDLARIDAADIGFRIVPDLPPLYPRRPLPGRRLVGSLGPAVEAPAGLPEAERLAELSEPELRDLAWWVAEEAARHAGVGDDPDVVASIAARALTGPAHLRARRSQLDGGEHRWVWLALHRATNPDPVAAVTDSVDAARYAAGPHAANLLADARARIVGPAAR, translated from the coding sequence GTGGTCGAGATCCCTGATGCGGTGCTGGCGGAGTTGGCGGGGCCGGTCGCGGCCGCGCTGCCGCTCGTCCTCACCCGCATCCCGCCGGGACCGGCGGCCGAGCTCGGCCGGCTGCGGGCCGTCGCCGACAGCGACGCGCTGCCGATCCCCGCGTTCGCCGGCCAGCGTCCGGCGGTGGCGAGGTTCCGCTCCGGCGGCGCGGCGCGACCGGGCGACCCGTCGGTACGCGACGCGCTCGGCTCGCTGCCGCCCCTGCTGACCGAACGCCTGCTCGGCGCGCTGGAACTGACCGTGGCGGAGCTGGGCCTGGGGACCGTCCCGGAGCTCGCCGGTCTGCTGGACGAGCCGTTGACCGGCAAGTTCGGCGTCGCGACCATGAGCGGGCAGAGCGAGGCGGTCACCGGGGTGGCCGTGCTGGAGCAGGTCCGGCCCGGTGCGGTGCCGCTCGTCGCCGCGCTGGCCCGCCGGCTGGCCACCCACCCGCGAGTGGGTGGCCTGCTGACGGTGGGGCCGGACGTCACCGACGAGCGGGGTGTCGCGGCGGCGCACGGCGCGGCCCAGCTCGCCCTGTCCGTGGCCACGGCCGCCGTCGTCCTGCGCGGGGTGGGGGTGCGGAGCTGGGCCATGGAACCACCGGCCGTGCTCGGCGTCGCGATCGGCACCGCGGTCCTGTTGCTGCGCGAGGCCCCGATGCCCGCCGGCTACGCCGCCGCGCTGCTCGACCAGGTTAGGGCGGAATACCTGCTTCCCCTCCGGTCCAGCGGGTCGGCGCCGGTGTCGGGGCACCGGTTCGCGCTGCTGGAGGGCTCCGACGTCCCGCAGGTCGACTTCGGCGGCAACGGGCTGGTCGTCGTCGTCCCCGGCGGCGCGGTGATCCGCGCCGGCGTCGAGACCGGGCACGTCCGGATCAGTGTGAGCATCCTTGACGGGCCACCGCCGGACGTCGCGACCGGCTGGGAGGAGATCGTCGAGGTCAGCTGGCGGGCGGCCGTCGGTGGCGCCTCGGTGCTCGGCCCCGACGCGAGCGACGCGCACCTGCGCCACATCACCCCACCCTGGCCGGGTGACTACCGGCTGCGGGTGCACGCCCGCGGCCGGGACGACACCGACGAGGGCGACACCGAGCACTACGAGCTGGTGGTGTGGCAGGCGCCCGCCGCGCCCGAGATCGTCCACGCCCGGACGGACCGGCTGGGCCACCGGCTGCGCGGCGAGCCCGAACCGGTGCGGCCCGAACGGCCCGAGACCGCCTACCGGTGGGTGCGCCGCAGCAGCCTCGGCGAGGCCGCGACGGTCACCGTGGCGACCGGGACGAGCGTCGCGGACGTGCTGCGCGCCTTCGGCGCGGACCCGGGACGACCGGAGTCGCTGCGGGCCATCGGCGACGACATGATGAGGCGGCAGTCGATCGATCCGTGGGTGGCGGTGCTGGACCTCGGTGACGCCGTGCTCGCCGTTGAGTACAACGGCTGGCAGGGCTCGACCGCGCCCGTGCTGACCCGCGCGTCCGTCGGCGGGCGCGCCGCCAGCATGTTCTGGAACGTCAACGCGGTGACCCGGCTGTCGTTCGCCGAGCATGGCGAGGTGCTGCTGTCGGTGGAACCGTTCGGCGACCTCGACGCGCCACCACCGGTCGCCCCGGCGCTCGCCGACCTCGACTTCGCCGACCACCGACGCGGCAAGCCGCAGCAGGGCCTGGTCGCGGTGCGGCGATTCACCGGCCACGGCGTCACCGCCGAGGACCTGGCCCGGATTGACGCCGCCGACATCGGCTTCCGGATCGTGCCGGACCTGCCCCCGCTGTATCCCCGCCGGCCGCTGCCCGGCAGGAGGCTCGTCGGCTCGCTCGGCCCCGCCGTCGAAGCGCCGGCCGGGCTGCCCGAGGCGGAGCGGCTGGCCGAACTGTCCGAACCGGAACTCCGGGACCTGGCCTGGTGGGTGGCGGAGGAGGCGGCCCGCCACGCGGGGGTCGGCGACGACCCGGACGTCGTCGCCAGCATCGCCGCCCGGGCCCTGACCGGGCCGGCGCACCTGCGCGCCCGCCGTTCCCAGCTCGACGGCGGCGAACACCGGTGGGTGTGGCTCGCCCTGCACCGCGCGACCAATCCCGACCCGGTCGCCGCGGTCACGGACAGCGTCGACGCGGCCCGTTACGCCGCCGGCCCGCACGCGGCGAACCTGCTCGCCGACGCCCGGGCCCGGATCGTCGGACCCGCCGCCCGGTGA
- a CDS encoding carbohydrate-binding protein — MRLRRTMPALLAGVTLVAAAAVLPTVDGVAATASGPNSTLAACTAPAWAEGTTYPAGSRVSYAGRSYQALVTHTPPPGAGWNPAATPSLWTDLGACDGTPSPTPTGTASPSPTPTPTGTSSPSPTPTPTGTSTPPGPETCAGKPKPGGKVLQGYWENWDGAANGVHPPLGWIPITDPRITAHGYNVVNAAFPVIRADGTVLWEDGMDSTVRVPTPAEMCRAKAAGLTILMSIGGAAAGIDLSSAAVADRFVATVVPILKRYNFDGIDIDIETGLTGSGNISQLSPSQANLIRIIDGVLAQMPPTFGLTMAPETAYVTGGSVTYGSIWGAYLPIIKRYADNGRLWWLNMQYYNGSMYGCSGDSYPAGTVQGFTAQTDCLDAGLVVQGTTIRVPYDKQVPGLPAQPGAGSGHMAPATVAQAWQNYGGRLKGLMTWSINWDGSKGWTFGDNVRGLQGR, encoded by the coding sequence ATGCGACTTCGACGGACGATGCCCGCCCTGCTGGCCGGCGTCACGCTGGTGGCCGCCGCCGCCGTACTGCCGACTGTGGACGGCGTCGCGGCGACTGCGAGCGGCCCGAACAGCACGCTGGCCGCCTGCACGGCACCGGCCTGGGCCGAGGGCACCACCTATCCCGCCGGCAGCCGGGTCAGCTACGCCGGCCGGTCGTACCAGGCGCTGGTGACACACACCCCGCCGCCCGGCGCCGGCTGGAACCCGGCCGCCACGCCCTCGCTCTGGACCGACCTGGGCGCGTGCGACGGCACGCCCTCGCCCACCCCCACCGGCACCGCGTCCCCCTCCCCCACTCCCACGCCGACCGGCACCTCCTCTCCCAGCCCGACGCCCACGCCCACCGGCACGTCCACTCCGCCCGGTCCGGAGACGTGCGCCGGCAAGCCGAAGCCCGGCGGCAAGGTGCTCCAGGGCTACTGGGAGAACTGGGACGGCGCGGCCAACGGGGTCCATCCGCCGCTGGGCTGGATCCCGATCACCGACCCGCGCATCACCGCCCACGGCTACAACGTGGTCAACGCGGCGTTCCCGGTGATCCGCGCCGACGGCACCGTGCTGTGGGAGGACGGCATGGACAGCACGGTCCGGGTGCCGACCCCGGCCGAGATGTGTCGTGCCAAGGCGGCCGGGCTGACCATCCTGATGTCGATCGGCGGTGCCGCCGCCGGGATCGACCTGAGCTCGGCCGCGGTCGCCGACCGGTTCGTCGCGACCGTCGTACCGATCCTGAAGCGGTACAACTTCGACGGCATCGACATCGACATCGAGACCGGGCTCACCGGCAGCGGGAACATCTCCCAACTCTCCCCGTCGCAGGCGAACCTGATCCGCATCATCGACGGGGTGCTCGCACAGATGCCCCCGACGTTCGGCCTCACGATGGCGCCGGAGACCGCGTACGTCACCGGCGGCAGCGTCACCTACGGCTCGATCTGGGGCGCGTACCTGCCGATCATCAAGCGGTACGCCGACAACGGCCGGCTCTGGTGGCTGAACATGCAGTACTACAACGGCAGCATGTACGGCTGCTCCGGCGACTCCTACCCGGCCGGCACGGTGCAGGGCTTCACCGCGCAGACCGACTGCCTCGACGCCGGACTGGTCGTGCAGGGCACCACCATCCGCGTCCCGTACGACAAGCAGGTCCCCGGCCTGCCGGCGCAGCCCGGCGCCGGAAGCGGCCACATGGCACCCGCCACGGTGGCCCAGGCGTGGCAGAACTACGGCGGCCGCCTCAAGGGCCTGATGACCTGGTCGATCAACTGGGACGGTTCGAAGGGCTGGACCTTCGGCGACAACGTCAGGGGCCTCCAGGGCCGCTGA
- a CDS encoding glycoside hydrolase domain-containing protein has protein sequence MTTRRIMATLVAAAVGLAVAAPPAGAAPTQERTVTYHGYRLAVPADWQVVDLATDPHACVRFDRPAVYLGRPGDEPWCPSGLVGRTAGLIVEPIDSATAGRITADTAVTVSGRATAGGAVSRDGTIQVAVRDAGVLVTALHTPETEPAVRRVLASARLAPGATPVSPDDVRTDAASATVTPTAAAAPQPGTYTGKGFDTCTAPSQSTMDAWRNSSPYRAIGIYISGSSRSCTQANLTASWVTNQTGKGWHLIPIELDRQAPCGTRTPKMSYDPATARSEGAARANSAVSAARALGIPGGSVIYNDIEHYPSTESCKAAVLSYLSGWTQQLHALGYLSGMYSSGSSGVRDLCGAYNDSRYTRVDHLFFAWWNGVADTDAGDYCADAHYADRQRIHQYTGDSYETWGGVRIYIDRDYLDVSAGSTPPPDGFTTTVDNTTAGRFTASANWGTSAYSAQRYGADYRFATPTPASDTAWYRADVPETGSYEVSVWYPADPGYNDSTPYIVTTTAGNQTVRVNQRVNGGRWVSLGVFTLGAGDGNKVGVSRWTSGTGYVVADAVRITRV, from the coding sequence ATGACGACAAGACGGATCATGGCCACCCTCGTGGCCGCCGCCGTCGGCCTGGCCGTGGCGGCACCACCGGCCGGCGCGGCCCCCACGCAGGAACGGACCGTCACCTACCACGGCTACCGCCTGGCCGTCCCCGCCGACTGGCAGGTCGTCGACCTGGCGACCGACCCGCACGCCTGCGTCCGCTTCGACCGGCCCGCCGTCTACCTCGGCCGTCCGGGGGACGAACCCTGGTGCCCCTCCGGGCTCGTCGGCCGGACGGCGGGACTGATCGTCGAGCCGATCGACTCCGCGACCGCCGGGCGGATCACGGCCGACACGGCGGTCACGGTGAGCGGGCGGGCGACCGCCGGCGGCGCGGTCTCCCGCGACGGGACGATCCAGGTCGCGGTACGCGACGCGGGCGTGCTGGTCACCGCCCTGCACACCCCCGAGACCGAGCCGGCGGTCCGCCGCGTCCTTGCCTCCGCCCGCCTCGCCCCCGGCGCCACGCCGGTGTCGCCGGACGACGTGCGCACCGACGCGGCGTCCGCCACGGTGACGCCGACGGCGGCGGCCGCCCCGCAGCCCGGCACCTACACCGGCAAGGGCTTCGACACGTGCACCGCCCCGTCGCAGTCGACGATGGACGCCTGGCGCAACAGCTCGCCGTACCGCGCGATCGGCATCTACATCAGCGGCTCGAGCCGGTCCTGCACGCAGGCCAACCTGACCGCGAGCTGGGTGACCAACCAGACCGGCAAGGGCTGGCACCTCATCCCCATCGAGCTGGACCGCCAGGCGCCGTGCGGCACCCGTACGCCGAAGATGTCGTACGACCCCGCCACGGCCCGGTCCGAGGGAGCGGCCCGGGCCAACAGCGCGGTGAGCGCGGCCCGGGCGCTGGGCATCCCCGGCGGAAGCGTGATCTACAACGACATCGAGCACTACCCGTCGACCGAGTCGTGCAAGGCCGCCGTGCTGTCGTACCTCTCCGGCTGGACCCAGCAGCTCCACGCGCTCGGCTACCTCTCGGGGATGTACTCCAGCGGCTCCTCCGGGGTCCGGGACCTGTGCGGCGCCTACAACGACAGCCGGTACACCCGCGTCGACCACCTCTTCTTCGCCTGGTGGAACGGCGTGGCGGACACCGACGCCGGCGACTACTGCGCGGACGCCCACTACGCCGACCGGCAACGCATCCACCAGTACACGGGCGACAGCTACGAGACCTGGGGCGGCGTGCGCATCTACATCGACCGCGACTACCTGGACGTGTCGGCCGGCAGCACGCCGCCGCCGGACGGGTTCACCACCACCGTCGACAACACCACCGCGGGTCGGTTCACGGCGAGCGCGAACTGGGGCACGTCGGCCTACTCGGCACAGCGGTACGGCGCCGACTACCGGTTCGCCACCCCGACCCCCGCCAGCGACACCGCCTGGTACCGGGCGGACGTGCCGGAGACCGGCTCCTACGAGGTCTCGGTCTGGTACCCGGCCGACCCCGGCTACAACGACTCGACCCCGTACATCGTGACGACGACGGCCGGCAACCAGACGGTGCGGGTGAACCAGCGCGTCAACGGCGGCCGATGGGTGTCGCTCGGGGTGTTCACCCTGGGCGCGGGCGACGGCAACAAGGTGGGCGTCAGCCGGTGGACCAGCGGCACCGGCTACGTCGTCGCCGACGCGGTCCGCATCACCCGCGTCTGA
- a CDS encoding cytochrome P450, translating into MSVDPGPLVDPRTFVDGVPYDLLAALRAAGPVVWVEEPPLLGLPGGPGFWLVLRHADVTEMLRQPRLFSSWLGATQIRDPATPGDLDYARRMMLNMDPPEHGRLRRPVARSFTPRAVAALEASIRANATALVERALGDADEGTCDFARDLAADLPLLTLADVLGVPEPDRWLLYDWSNRVIGFQDPDHAVSAAFDARAGTDAAREALRHRPAPDADGRMPDPRTRAGMADLYAYAHLLAGSKRRCPGQDVMSVLLAQHGDDRLSVEEFENMFWLFAVAGNETIRNGLPGAMIALLEHPAQMARLRREPALFDTAVDELLRWWTPVMVFRRTATADTTIGGVPVRAGDKVVVSFASANRDERVFADPDRLDLTRRPNPHLVFGHGPHFCLGAHLARFQLRALFEALLARTADIAYAGPPGYLRSNFQRGVKHLPIRWRRR; encoded by the coding sequence GTGAGTGTGGATCCCGGGCCCCTCGTCGATCCCCGCACCTTCGTCGACGGCGTCCCGTACGACCTGCTCGCGGCGCTGCGGGCGGCCGGCCCGGTGGTGTGGGTCGAGGAGCCGCCGCTGCTCGGGCTGCCCGGCGGGCCGGGGTTCTGGCTGGTGCTCCGGCACGCCGACGTGACGGAGATGCTCCGGCAGCCGAGGCTCTTCTCGTCCTGGCTCGGCGCCACCCAGATCCGCGACCCGGCGACCCCCGGGGACCTGGACTACGCGCGCCGGATGATGCTCAACATGGACCCGCCGGAGCACGGCCGGCTACGCCGACCGGTCGCCCGCTCGTTCACCCCGCGCGCGGTCGCCGCGCTGGAGGCGTCGATCCGCGCGAACGCGACGGCGCTCGTCGAGCGCGCGCTCGGCGACGCCGACGAGGGCACCTGCGACTTCGCCCGCGATCTCGCCGCCGACCTGCCGCTGCTCACCCTCGCGGACGTGCTCGGGGTGCCGGAGCCCGACCGCTGGCTGCTGTATGACTGGTCGAACCGGGTGATCGGCTTCCAGGATCCGGACCACGCGGTGTCGGCGGCGTTCGACGCGCGGGCCGGCACCGACGCGGCCCGCGAGGCGCTGCGGCACCGGCCCGCGCCCGACGCCGACGGCCGGATGCCGGATCCGCGCACCCGGGCCGGGATGGCCGACCTGTACGCGTACGCCCACCTGCTGGCCGGGTCGAAGCGGCGATGCCCGGGGCAGGACGTGATGTCCGTCCTGCTGGCGCAGCACGGGGACGACCGGCTCTCGGTGGAAGAGTTCGAGAACATGTTCTGGTTGTTCGCCGTGGCCGGCAACGAGACGATCCGCAACGGGCTGCCCGGCGCGATGATCGCTCTGCTGGAGCATCCGGCGCAGATGGCACGGCTGCGGCGGGAGCCGGCCCTGTTCGACACCGCCGTCGACGAGCTGCTGCGCTGGTGGACGCCGGTGATGGTGTTCCGGCGCACCGCCACCGCGGACACCACGATCGGCGGCGTGCCGGTGCGGGCCGGGGACAAGGTGGTGGTCTCGTTCGCGTCGGCCAACCGCGACGAGCGCGTCTTCGCCGACCCCGACCGGCTCGACCTGACCCGCCGTCCGAACCCGCACCTCGTCTTCGGGCACGGGCCGCACTTCTGCCTCGGCGCGCACCTGGCGCGGTTCCAGCTGCGCGCGCTGTTCGAGGCGCTGCTCGCGCGCACCGCCGACATCGCCTACGCCGGTCCTCCCGGGTACCTGCGATCGAACTTCCAGCGGGGCGTGAAGCACCTGCCGATCCGCTGGCGGCGCCGGTGA
- a CDS encoding DUF6220 domain-containing protein: MRRLFVVVSAVTLAAFALQFVFAAVGAFTKPGGDGAYALHSVTGMAVIPVLTLLTILSAALAKAPGRVVGLAVLPLGLVVLQALIAGLANGATDVAGASTPFGLTIAGLHALNGIIAVHVVVSVHQAARRLADPAPADTTPVAVRAGEPA, from the coding sequence ATGCGTAGGCTCTTCGTCGTCGTCAGCGCCGTGACGCTCGCCGCGTTCGCCCTGCAGTTCGTCTTCGCCGCCGTAGGCGCGTTCACGAAACCCGGCGGCGACGGCGCGTACGCGCTGCACAGCGTCACCGGGATGGCCGTCATCCCCGTGCTCACCCTGCTCACCATCCTCTCCGCCGCGCTGGCGAAGGCGCCGGGCCGGGTCGTCGGACTCGCGGTCCTGCCGCTCGGCCTCGTCGTCCTCCAGGCGCTCATCGCCGGTCTCGCGAACGGGGCCACCGACGTCGCGGGCGCCAGCACCCCGTTCGGCCTGACCATCGCCGGGCTGCACGCCCTCAACGGCATCATCGCGGTGCACGTCGTCGTCAGCGTCCACCAGGCAGCGCGAAGGCTGGCCGACCCGGCGCCGGCCGACACCACCCCGGTGGCCGTCCGGGCAGGGGAGCCGGCATGA
- a CDS encoding multicopper oxidase family protein, with product MTTGSLLAADLVIAVLATAGWLGGGAASAARRRPLALGLAALALLATLARAITITALARAGWWFAAEKILIAAPLSLAAVVVAGPRLLRARGDIRSVAVPLLFAGYATGGGLLVTVLHGYPASAGAGLLAVAGVVAATAVTWRLLGARPSPTVSRAAVAVAVGALVTGTGLAVAPAPAPAVPHDHQYQDAQPAGEPTRRFTLTAGTATVSVGGRDVGAWAFNGQVPGPELTATVGDVLEVTLRNRDIARGVTLHWHGYDVPNSQDGVPGVTQDAVLPGQEFVYRFRADQVGTYWYHTHAVSDIGVRKGLYGVLVVRPAPATGVDVTVAVHTLSGLPLPAPRTEPVGAGTPVRLRLINTDSTTHRYALAGTPFRVAAIDGYDLRGPTPLVDTAVMIPAGGRYDLVFTAPATPVALFVDGRQVHSTGPVSAATGAWPVLDPLGYGAAATAPWARYDRKFTLVLDRGLDLRGLLPRYAHTVNGAADPDIPSQVVRLGDVVKFTIVNRSPVVHPWHLHGHHVLVLTRDGRPATGSPLWLDSFDVRPGEVWKVAFLADNPGMWANHCHNLAHADAGMTLHLMYS from the coding sequence ATGACCACCGGCTCGCTGCTCGCGGCCGACCTGGTGATCGCGGTCCTCGCGACCGCCGGGTGGCTGGGCGGCGGCGCCGCGTCGGCCGCCCGACGCCGGCCGCTCGCACTGGGACTGGCCGCCCTCGCGCTGCTCGCCACGCTCGCCCGGGCGATCACGATCACCGCGCTCGCCCGCGCCGGCTGGTGGTTCGCGGCGGAGAAGATCCTCATCGCCGCCCCACTGTCCCTCGCGGCGGTGGTCGTCGCCGGGCCGCGGCTGCTGCGGGCCCGGGGCGACATCCGCTCCGTCGCGGTCCCGCTTCTCTTCGCCGGGTACGCCACCGGCGGCGGCCTGCTCGTGACGGTCCTGCACGGCTATCCGGCGTCGGCGGGAGCCGGGCTGCTGGCGGTCGCCGGGGTCGTCGCGGCGACCGCGGTCACCTGGCGCCTCCTCGGCGCGCGCCCGTCGCCGACGGTGTCCCGGGCGGCCGTCGCGGTGGCGGTCGGGGCGCTGGTGACCGGGACCGGGCTGGCCGTCGCTCCGGCCCCCGCTCCGGCCGTACCCCATGATCACCAGTATCAGGACGCGCAGCCCGCCGGGGAACCGACCAGGCGGTTCACCCTGACGGCCGGGACCGCCACGGTGAGCGTGGGCGGCCGGGACGTGGGAGCGTGGGCGTTCAACGGGCAGGTCCCCGGGCCGGAGCTGACCGCCACCGTCGGCGACGTGTTGGAGGTGACGCTGCGCAACCGGGACATCGCGCGGGGGGTCACGCTGCACTGGCACGGGTACGACGTGCCGAACAGCCAGGACGGGGTGCCCGGCGTGACGCAGGACGCGGTGCTGCCCGGGCAGGAGTTCGTCTACCGGTTCCGCGCCGACCAGGTCGGGACGTACTGGTACCACACGCACGCGGTGTCCGACATCGGTGTGCGCAAAGGGCTCTACGGCGTCCTGGTGGTGCGTCCGGCGCCGGCGACGGGCGTCGACGTCACCGTGGCGGTGCACACCCTGTCCGGCCTGCCGCTGCCCGCGCCGAGAACGGAGCCGGTCGGGGCGGGGACGCCGGTGCGGCTGCGGTTGATCAACACCGACAGCACGACCCACCGGTACGCCCTGGCGGGGACCCCGTTCCGGGTCGCCGCGATCGACGGATACGACCTGCGGGGCCCGACGCCACTGGTGGACACCGCGGTGATGATCCCGGCCGGAGGACGCTACGACCTGGTGTTCACCGCGCCCGCCACGCCGGTGGCGCTGTTCGTCGACGGACGCCAGGTCCACTCGACCGGACCGGTGTCGGCGGCGACCGGCGCGTGGCCGGTGCTGGACCCGCTCGGCTACGGCGCCGCCGCGACGGCCCCGTGGGCCCGCTACGACCGGAAGTTCACCCTCGTCCTCGATCGCGGTCTCGACCTGCGCGGGCTGCTCCCGCGGTACGCCCACACCGTCAACGGCGCGGCCGACCCCGACATCCCGTCCCAGGTCGTGCGCCTCGGCGACGTCGTCAAGTTCACCATCGTGAACCGGTCCCCGGTCGTGCACCCGTGGCACCTGCACGGGCACCACGTCCTGGTGCTGACCCGCGACGGCAGACCGGCGACCGGGAGCCCCCTGTGGCTGGACTCCTTCGACGTGCGCCCCGGCGAGGTCTGGAAGGTGGCGTTTCTGGCCGACAACCCCGGAATGTGGGCCAACCACTGCCACAACCTGGCGCACGCCGACGCCGGGATGACGCTGCACCTGATGTACTCGTGA